In Lineus longissimus chromosome 13, tnLinLong1.2, whole genome shotgun sequence, one genomic interval encodes:
- the LOC135497588 gene encoding peptidyl-prolyl cis-trans isomerase G-like isoform X4, with product MYTHPTVTLMHLLLDYLLCCLYSDMRPVADESFELNHDRDMLLSMANRGKDTNGSQFFITTQPAPHLDGIHVVFGQVLQGQALVKQIENQKVDSNSRPYNDVIIVNCGELVPQKRKSRPKKRKPSVSLSEDTSSSESESSSDSDSDTSDSETDSIERMKKQRRKAKKLKVKRKLEKKGKKKKKKLKKRGGSSSESEEDGRLKPKYHSTVRPDEIPDIPRPRFLYRGSPQRRSDDEGRRSPPPRYGRRRSPERVPYNSREFMSKSGRRIKGRGTIRYRTPTRSSSRERSATPPHWRREQEKLRHLDRRARFAQDDDRWLKGDKLRGTNQQGNTIISRKLRAQMAESFRRGEYDDDEIPRPGKPRSIDLGSKADARLERKLRRKEKKLKKKLKKEKKHAKKRRKQQGSESEVDVSSPEPPMYREPGRQRQPGPVSMSPMHTDPRSRQQERELEWEREEVEFSRSRQIKSPSVSDGSPPIEQSETNGRNGRSRSLSPLVREEDPYGGKKGMKSFQIKTSKKEPKVLKDDGKRTMFQDQSSSERSSRSRSPSPKRRSRFEEAEEELSPSNPLSRLAKIKPITMEPTAPAMVSVLPRGDSESPPPTHWKPGQKTWRPKREIIRKEIERRLRTVGTKKDKDPELPRTRSPSPEDEIMSASSEQSGDDGPLGDPMKFLSNIQGYGSLVPPGGENEHSRSPGLSWSGLVKHDQPQSSEPEPLKVKKALVSKWEPPEEPDDGEIIEEPDGMVQLEPPAKVFLIKTPPLPDISQIAVENQLILRKSDIGGAITKSNLPPKVSASTPMVPRNIAMAQKSQSGQLQKSPGHVPKPPSTPPRTPAEASRPPLPIQPPLPISQPPKPPGLPVPPKLPPRPPAEPPKPSSGLPTRLHGLPPKPLAERIGALPQRPTSRNMRTRPRSRSKSRSRSRSYSRSRSRSGRLTPPHRRRSYSHSSRSYSRSVSRSPRRRHSYSRSTSRSKSRSPRRSRDRYRRSRTTSTSRSRSPGGRRDSRSVSRSYSRSSRSYSRSRSRSHSPRRRRYSSDSYSN from the exons atgtacacacatCCAACTGTTACACTGATGCATTTACTTCTTGACTATTTGCTTTGTTGTTTATACAGTGATATGAGACCAGTGGCAG ATGAGAGTTTTGAACTTAACCACGATCGTGACATGCTTCTTTCCATGGCAAATCGAGGCAAAGATACCAATGGATCCCAGTTCTTTAT AACCACACAGCCAGCGCCACATCTTGATGG TATCCATGTTGTGTTTGGCCAGGTGCTCCAAGGCCAAGCTCTCGTGAAACAGATCGAAAATCAGAAAGTTGACAGCAACAGTCGACCATACAATGATGTCATCATCGTTAACTGTGGGGAATTGGTGCCACAGAAGAGAAAGA GTCGGCCAAAGAAAAGGAAACCCTCGGTGTCACTGTCAGAAGACACAAGCTCGAGCGAGTCTGAATCAAGTTCTGATTCGGATTCAGACACGAGCGATTCAGAGACTGATTCGATTGAAAGAATGAAGAAACAACGACGGAAAGCAAAGAAGTTGAAAGTGAAACGGAAGTTGGAGAAGAaagggaagaagaagaagaagaagttaaaAAAGAGAGGGGGCAG TTCCAGTGAGAGTGAGGAGGACGGTCGCCTAAAGCCAAAATATCATAGCACAGTGCGCCCCGATGAGATACCAGATATTCCTAGACCGAGGTTCCTGTATCGAGGTAGCCCCCAACGCAGGTCTGATGATGAAGGGCGAAGGTCACCACCTCCCAGGTATGGGCGTCGTCGGTCGCCAGAAAGAGTGCCGTACAACTCCAGAGAATTTATGTCCAAGTCTGGCCGGCGCATCAAAGGAAGAGGGACTATT CGTTATCGCACACCAACCAGATCCAGCAGCAGAGAGCGTAGTGCAACTCCACCGCATTGGCGTCGTGAACAAGAGAAGCTGCGCCATCTGGATAGGCGAGCAAGATTCGCGCAGGATGACGATCGATGGCTGAAGGGAGATAAACTGCGGGGAACTAACCAGCAGGGAAACACGATCATATCGCGTAAACTACGGGCACAGATGGCGGAGAGTTTCAGGAGGGGagagtatgatgatgatgagatacCAAGACCTGGAAA GCCAAGATCTATCGACTTGGGTAGCAAAGCTGATGCAAGACTCGAACGCAAACTCCGGAGAAAGGAGAAGAA GTTAAAAAAGAAGctgaaaaaggaaaagaaacatGCCAAAAAGCGCCGTAAGCAGCAGGGATCAGAATCAGAAGTCGATGTGTCGTCACCGGAGCCACCAATGTACCGGGAACCAGGTCGTCAAAGGCAACCAGGACCGGTTTCCATGTCGCCAATGCATACCGATCCTCGTTCTCGACAGCAGGAAAGAGAATTAGAATGGGAACGGGAAGAGGTTGAATTCAGCAGAAGTCGGCAAATCAAGTCGCCTTCAGTGTCCGATGGGTCGCCACCTATAGAGCAGAGTGAAACTAACGGTAGAAATGGTCGTTCGAGGTCACTGTCTCCACTTGTGAGGGAAGAGGACCCATACGGAGGGAAAAAGGGCATGAAATCGTTCCAAATCAAAACGAGCAAAAAggagccaaaagttttgaaagacgACGGTAAACGTACCATGTTTCAGGATCAGAGCAGTAGCGAACGCagctcaaggtcaaggtcaccgagTCCGAAACGACGCAGTCGGTTTGAAGAGGCGGAGGAGGAGCTTTCACCGTCAAATCCGTTGAGTCGTCTAGCGAAGATTAAGCCGATAACTATGGAACCAACTGCTCCTGCTATGGTCTC CGTTCTACCGCGTGGGGATTCAGAGAGCCCCCCTCCCACTCACTGGAAGCCTGGACAGAAAACATGGCGGCCCAAGAGAGAAATCATCAGGAAGGAAAT TGAAAGAAGACTACGCACGGTGGGCACCAAGAAGGACAAAGATCCAGAGTTACCAAGGACACGTTCACCATCTCCAGAAGATGAGATAATGTCAGCCAGCTCAGAGCAGAGTGGTGACGACGGGCCTCTGGGCGATCCCATGAAATTTCTCAGCAATATTCAAGGATATGGGTCCCTTGTTCCACCTGGTGGTGAGAATGAGCACTCAAGGAGTCCAGGATTGTCGTGGTCTGGCCTTGTGAAACATGACCAGCCGCAGAGTTCGGAGCCTGAACCACTCAAGGTGAAAAAG GCACTGGTCAGTAAATGGGAGCCACCCGAGGAACCAGACGATGGTGAAATTATAGAGGAACCCGATGGGATGGTCCAACTGGAACCACCTGCCAAAGTCTTCTTGATCAAGACACCCCCATTGCCAGATATCTCACAGATCGCAGTCGAGAATCAGCTCAT ATTAAGAAAATCTGACATTGGTGGTGCTATTACGAAATCAAACCTGCCGCCAAAAGTTAGCGCCTCTACGCCGATGGTTCCAAGGAACATTGCCATGGCGCAGAAGTCACAGTCAGGCCAGCTACAGAAATCTCCAGGGCACGTTCCTAAGCCTCCGTCGACACCTCCCAGAACTCCCGCTGAGGCGTCAAGACCGCCTCTGCCTATTCAGCCTCCTCTGCCGATATCCCAACCTCCCAAGCCACCAGGTCTGCCTGTACCGCCAAAACTGCCACCAAGACCGCCAGCGGAGCCGCCTAAACCATCATCAGGTCTGCCAACCAGACTCCATGGGTTGCCACCAAAGCCGCTTGCTGAGAGAATCGGTGCCTTACCTCAGAGGCCGACGAGCAGAAATATGAGGACGCGACCTCGTTCTCGTTCAAAGTCAAGATCTAGGTCACGGTCATATTCACGAAGTCGGTCAAGGTCGGGGCGCCTCACACCACCACATCGCCGGAGAAGTTACAGTCACTCATCACGCAGTTACAGCCGGTCTGTCAGTCGGTCACCAAGGAGACGACATTCGTATTCCCGCAGCACGTCAAGGTCAAAGTCAAGAAGTCCTCGCCGATCTCGGGACAGATATCGCAGGTCACGTACAACGTCAACAAGCAGGAGTCGGTCTCCAGGAGGGCGGAGAGATAGTCGCAGTGTCAGTAGGTCATATTCGAGGAGTTCAAGGTCTTATTCTAGAAGTAGGTCAAGGTCTCATAGCCCAAGGAGGCGCCGATATTCAAGTGACTCTTATTCTAATTGA